One genomic region from Nocardia vinacea encodes:
- a CDS encoding acyl-CoA dehydrogenase encodes MGHYRSNVRDLEFNLFEVLGLDAILRSGDFAGLDSDTVRAMLAEAARQAEGPVAESFSDADRHPPVFDPVTHTVAIPDSFKKSVRVWRDSEWFLLGMHKDLGGSAAPRPVTWALNELLLGANPGVFFYMLGPVMADVLYRVGNDEQKRWAKLAVDRRWGGTMVLTEPDAGSDVGAGRTTAYKQDDGSWHIDGVKRFITGAESDDLAENIFHLVLARPEGAGPGTKGLSLFFVPKFHFDPATGELGDRNGVFVTNVEHKMGLKVSATCELTFGGHGIPAKGWLVGDVHSGIAQMFKVIENARMSVGTKAISTLSTGYLNALDYAKFRVQGPDLTRMTDKTAPRVAIIRHPDVRRSLMTQKAYAEGLRALYMYTAAHQDPVSAAQVSGADPDIARRVNDLLLPVVKGVGSERAYQYLTESLQTFGGSGFLQDYPIEQYIRDSKIDSLYEGTTAIQAMDFFFRKIARDQGVALAHLQAAISDFLESDSADPRLAGLRISLATALGHVQAMTESLFAYLMAAQERPEELYKIGLGSVRFLMAFGDLLIGWRLLEQAEIALTALDGRPSDLDREFYEGKVAVADFFATTVLPDLAAARQVVASVQSNLMELSDGAF; translated from the coding sequence ATGGGTCACTACAGAAGCAATGTCCGCGACCTCGAGTTCAATCTGTTCGAGGTGCTCGGCCTCGACGCGATCCTGCGATCCGGTGACTTCGCGGGCTTGGACTCCGACACTGTTCGCGCCATGCTCGCCGAAGCGGCGCGCCAGGCCGAAGGGCCGGTGGCCGAATCGTTCTCGGACGCGGACCGCCATCCTCCGGTCTTCGACCCGGTGACCCATACGGTCGCTATACCGGACAGCTTCAAGAAGTCGGTGCGGGTCTGGCGGGACTCGGAGTGGTTCCTGCTCGGGATGCACAAAGACCTCGGGGGTTCTGCGGCGCCGCGGCCGGTGACCTGGGCGCTCAACGAGCTTCTGCTCGGGGCCAATCCCGGCGTGTTCTTCTACATGCTGGGGCCGGTGATGGCCGATGTACTGTACCGCGTCGGCAACGACGAGCAGAAGCGGTGGGCGAAGCTCGCGGTCGACCGCCGGTGGGGCGGGACGATGGTGCTGACCGAGCCGGACGCGGGCTCCGATGTCGGCGCCGGCCGCACGACGGCGTATAAGCAGGACGACGGCAGCTGGCACATCGACGGTGTCAAGCGTTTCATCACCGGTGCCGAGTCGGACGACTTGGCGGAGAACATCTTTCATCTGGTCCTCGCGCGTCCCGAGGGAGCCGGGCCGGGCACCAAGGGATTGAGTTTGTTCTTCGTGCCGAAGTTCCATTTCGACCCGGCAACCGGAGAACTCGGCGACCGCAACGGGGTGTTCGTCACCAATGTCGAGCACAAGATGGGCCTGAAGGTTTCGGCGACCTGCGAGCTGACCTTCGGCGGTCACGGTATACCCGCCAAAGGCTGGCTGGTCGGTGACGTGCACAGTGGAATCGCCCAGATGTTCAAGGTGATCGAGAACGCGCGCATGTCTGTCGGCACGAAAGCGATCTCGACACTGTCCACCGGATACCTCAATGCCCTCGATTACGCGAAGTTCCGCGTGCAGGGCCCGGATCTGACCCGGATGACCGACAAGACAGCGCCACGAGTGGCGATCATTCGACACCCCGATGTGCGCCGCAGCCTGATGACGCAGAAGGCCTACGCCGAGGGACTGCGCGCGCTGTACATGTACACCGCCGCGCACCAGGATCCGGTCAGCGCGGCACAGGTTTCCGGTGCGGACCCGGATATCGCCCGGCGCGTGAATGATCTGCTGCTCCCGGTGGTGAAGGGGGTCGGCTCCGAGCGCGCCTACCAGTACCTGACCGAATCGTTGCAGACTTTCGGTGGTTCCGGGTTCCTACAGGATTACCCGATCGAACAGTACATTCGTGACTCGAAGATCGATTCCCTCTACGAGGGCACCACTGCGATCCAGGCCATGGACTTCTTCTTCCGCAAGATCGCCCGCGACCAGGGCGTCGCCTTGGCCCATCTGCAGGCCGCGATCTCGGACTTCCTCGAATCCGACAGCGCGGACCCACGCCTGGCAGGCCTGCGCATCAGCTTGGCGACGGCACTCGGACATGTCCAGGCGATGACCGAAAGCCTTTTCGCTTACCTGATGGCTGCCCAGGAACGACCGGAGGAGCTCTACAAAATCGGCCTCGGATCGGTGCGATTCCTGATGGCGTTCGGCGACCTGTTGATCGGGTGGCGGTTGCTCGAGCAAGCCGAAATAGCCCTCACGGCCCTGGACGGCCGACCCTCCGACCTTGATCGCGAATTCTATGAGGGCAAGGTCGCCGTGGCCGACTTCTTCGCGACAACCGTCCTTCCAGACCTCGCCGCGGCCAGACAAGTGGTGGCGTCGGTGCAATCCAATCTGATGGAGCTTTCCGACGGGGCGTTCTGA
- a CDS encoding SDR family NAD(P)-dependent oxidoreductase → MSKIWFITGSSRGLGRRFTEAALSRGDKVAATARNTDALADLVAAHGDAILPLPLDVTDKTAVTESVQRAHEHFGRLDVVVNNAGYGLFGMVEELTEDDVRAQFETNMFGTLWVIQAALPYLRAQGSGHIINVSSLLGLAAFPTTGGYTATKAAVEGLSDSLAQEVAAFGIKVTVVEPGPFGTEFNTSSAYSAPLSAYDSFRETVNASFATLPNPDPAGVGPALLKVVDADAPPSRIFFGTFPLQVVPQIYADRLKGWQEWAEVSAAAEAGPA, encoded by the coding sequence ATGAGCAAGATCTGGTTCATCACCGGTTCCTCGCGCGGCCTGGGCCGCCGGTTCACCGAGGCCGCGCTATCGCGCGGCGACAAGGTCGCGGCGACCGCCCGCAACACCGACGCATTGGCCGACCTGGTCGCCGCCCATGGCGATGCGATCCTGCCGCTGCCCCTGGACGTCACGGACAAAACCGCCGTGACGGAGTCCGTCCAGCGTGCCCACGAGCACTTCGGACGCCTGGACGTCGTCGTCAACAACGCCGGCTACGGCCTGTTCGGCATGGTCGAAGAGCTGACCGAAGACGACGTCCGCGCCCAGTTCGAGACGAATATGTTCGGCACCCTGTGGGTCATCCAGGCGGCACTGCCCTACCTCCGCGCTCAGGGCAGCGGCCACATCATCAACGTGTCCAGCCTGCTCGGCCTCGCCGCCTTCCCCACAACGGGCGGCTACACCGCCACCAAGGCAGCCGTCGAGGGACTCTCGGACTCCCTGGCCCAGGAAGTGGCGGCCTTCGGCATCAAGGTCACTGTCGTCGAGCCCGGCCCCTTCGGCACCGAGTTCAACACGTCCTCCGCCTATTCCGCACCGTTGTCCGCCTACGACAGCTTCCGGGAGACGGTCAACGCCAGCTTCGCCACCCTCCCGAATCCCGACCCGGCGGGCGTCGGCCCCGCGCTGCTGAAGGTCGTCGACGCCGACGCCCCACCGTCCCGGATCTTCTTCGGCACCTTTCCTCTCCAGGTCGTCCCGCAGATCTACGCCGACCGGCTCAAGGGCTGGCAGGAGTGGGCCGAGGTATCCGCCGCGGCCGAGGCCGGCCCAGCCTGA
- a CDS encoding GntR family transcriptional regulator, whose product MTPTGVTNVFSSKGDVAYAEIRRLILSGELPAGSRLPQYELADRLSMSITPLREAIRRLSSEGLVAVESHRDVRVAPMSAEEAQQLFEVRLSLDPTAAELAAKRRTDQDIFLMCEALKRLVPVTRQWGEEGLLAHRDFHRALYIASHNDVLIRLLDDVWDKSDRYRRMGLELPPGDEPRTRDLNEHHQLFDLVVAGDGPAAADLMRRHITESLTAAAIRELEEREQNSAREPA is encoded by the coding sequence ATGACGCCGACGGGCGTGACGAACGTCTTTTCCAGCAAGGGAGACGTGGCCTACGCCGAGATCCGGCGACTGATCCTCAGCGGCGAACTGCCCGCCGGATCACGGCTGCCCCAATACGAGCTGGCCGACCGGCTCAGCATGAGCATCACGCCACTGCGGGAGGCGATCCGCCGCCTCAGCAGCGAAGGGCTGGTGGCCGTGGAGTCCCACCGAGACGTGCGGGTGGCGCCGATGAGCGCAGAGGAAGCCCAGCAGCTGTTCGAGGTCCGCTTGTCACTGGACCCGACTGCGGCCGAACTGGCCGCGAAAAGGCGCACCGATCAGGACATCTTCCTAATGTGCGAGGCGCTGAAACGACTGGTACCGGTGACCCGGCAGTGGGGCGAGGAGGGCCTGCTGGCACACCGCGACTTCCACCGCGCCCTTTACATCGCCTCCCACAACGACGTGCTGATCCGCCTGCTCGACGATGTGTGGGACAAGTCCGACCGCTACCGCCGCATGGGCCTGGAACTGCCGCCCGGCGACGAGCCCCGCACCCGGGACCTGAACGAACACCACCAGCTGTTCGACCTCGTAGTCGCCGGCGACGGCCCCGCCGCCGCCGACCTCATGCGCCGCCACATCACCGAAAGCTTGACCGCCGCCGCCATCCGCGAACTCGAAGAACGCGAACAGAACTCCGCACGCGAACCCGCGTAG
- a CDS encoding TetR family transcriptional regulator, with protein sequence MAETSRTMSSTLRERTRAAMRDEVSEVAFRLFSEQGFDNTTVEQIAAEAGLSRTTFFRYFGTKEELVLGRMGGFGHKMAAALAARPADERSWEALRRSFDVITESNTDEPQPFLNVMQLLDNACALMTRQWEKTQGWHSLLVPEISRRLSGDPESRNDLRANALVASAISCLDAATDAWRAEGGTTPLSELLDQAMGVLVEPTA encoded by the coding sequence ATGGCCGAAACATCCAGGACCATGTCCTCCACGCTGCGGGAGCGGACACGAGCCGCGATGCGCGATGAGGTCAGCGAGGTCGCGTTCCGACTGTTCTCCGAGCAGGGCTTCGACAACACGACGGTCGAACAGATCGCCGCCGAGGCGGGCTTGTCGCGCACCACCTTCTTCCGGTACTTCGGCACCAAGGAGGAGCTCGTCCTCGGCAGGATGGGTGGGTTCGGCCATAAGATGGCCGCCGCGCTCGCCGCCCGGCCCGCCGACGAGCGGTCGTGGGAAGCATTGCGCCGCTCGTTCGACGTGATCACCGAGTCGAATACCGACGAGCCTCAGCCATTTCTGAACGTGATGCAATTGCTCGACAACGCCTGCGCCCTGATGACCCGTCAGTGGGAGAAGACGCAGGGCTGGCATAGCCTGCTGGTGCCGGAGATCTCCCGCCGGCTCAGCGGTGACCCGGAATCCAGGAACGACCTTCGCGCCAACGCGCTCGTGGCGTCGGCGATTTCCTGCCTCGACGCCGCCACCGACGCCTGGCGGGCCGAAGGCGGAACCACTCCGTTGTCCGAACTCCTCGACCAAGCCATGGGCGTACTGGTCGAGCCGACAGCATAG
- a CDS encoding mandelate racemase/muconate lactonizing enzyme family protein yields MKIISVHEGVVPISSSIRNAWIDFSSMDCSIVAIVSDVMRDGEPVIGYGFNSNGRYSAGEILRRRMIPRLLDADPEALLDEAGELDPARAWDLMMTNEKPGGHGERSVAVGVMDMALFDLAAKIADKPLYRYLSEKYGDGQPDDSVFVYAAGGYYAPGKTLRDLQDEMRGFLDLGYTVVKMKIGGANLAEDLRRIEAVLEVLDGDGSRLAVDVNGRFDLPTALEYGKAIEPYGLFWYEEVGDPLDYQLNAVLSEHYSGRIATGENLFSLQDARNLIRYGGMRPDRDIIQVDPALSYGLTEYLRVQQMLTQHGWSSRQCIPHGGHQFSLHIAAALELGGNESYPGEFQPTGGFADGAVVENSRVGLTEIPGIGFEAKSAFYEVLRALHH; encoded by the coding sequence ATGAAGATCATTTCTGTGCACGAGGGCGTCGTCCCGATCAGCTCCTCGATCCGCAACGCCTGGATCGACTTCAGCAGCATGGACTGTTCGATCGTGGCGATCGTCAGCGATGTCATGCGTGATGGCGAGCCGGTCATCGGGTACGGCTTCAACTCCAACGGCCGCTACAGCGCCGGGGAGATCCTGCGTCGCCGGATGATCCCGCGGTTGCTCGACGCAGATCCCGAGGCCCTGCTGGACGAGGCCGGGGAGCTGGATCCTGCCAGGGCGTGGGATCTGATGATGACCAACGAGAAGCCCGGTGGTCACGGTGAGCGGTCGGTGGCGGTGGGCGTGATGGACATGGCGCTGTTCGACTTGGCGGCCAAGATCGCCGACAAGCCGCTGTACCGATATCTCTCGGAAAAATACGGCGACGGACAGCCCGACGACTCGGTCTTCGTCTACGCCGCCGGCGGCTACTACGCGCCCGGTAAGACGCTGCGCGACCTGCAGGACGAGATGCGCGGGTTCCTCGACCTCGGCTACACCGTGGTCAAGATGAAGATCGGCGGCGCGAACCTGGCCGAGGACCTGCGGCGCATCGAGGCGGTGCTAGAAGTCCTCGACGGCGACGGCTCGCGGCTGGCCGTGGACGTCAACGGCCGCTTCGATCTGCCGACCGCTCTGGAATACGGCAAGGCGATCGAGCCCTACGGCCTGTTCTGGTACGAGGAGGTGGGCGACCCGCTGGACTACCAGCTCAACGCCGTGCTGTCAGAGCACTACTCCGGCCGCATCGCCACCGGCGAGAACCTCTTCTCGCTGCAGGACGCCCGCAACCTGATCCGCTACGGCGGCATGCGCCCGGACCGCGACATCATCCAGGTCGACCCCGCCCTGAGCTACGGGCTCACCGAATACCTGCGCGTGCAGCAGATGCTCACCCAGCACGGATGGTCCTCGCGTCAGTGCATCCCGCACGGCGGGCACCAGTTCTCCCTGCACATCGCCGCGGCGCTCGAGCTCGGCGGCAACGAGTCCTACCCCGGTGAATTCCAGCCCACCGGCGGCTTTGCCGACGGCGCCGTGGTGGAGAACAGCCGGGTCGGGCTGACCGAGATCCCCGGGATCGGCTTCGAAGCCAAATCCGCCTTCTACGAGGTGCTCCGGGCACTGCATCACTGA
- a CDS encoding lipase family protein, with the protein MQQQGWRRPAPGLPIFTGRMALVAAVVCGTVVAGAETSAPQAAAAPVSAFYAPPEQFSSEPGAVIKTEPMAVFAAPPSVTGWPVRAERVMYTTRYQDGSPAAVTGTYVEPTNPWRGSGPRPTVVIGPGTAGQADHCAMSVAFSTGVTITADPSVSLSANQEAPSAAVWSSLGARVLVTDYIGLGTPGMHTFANRIEGAHAILDGARAAQHLGGVGPETPVVFWGYSQGGGATAGAAEMQPDYAPELNLKGTWAGGPVADLAAILQRIDGALIGGAIGFAINGLLARYPDLHKAVDRVTSPAGRAMLETLSTECIGDVITGQPFLKTSTLTIDGRSLTEHLDAIPEAAPALADMHVGSLTPRTPVLITSGLNDDTVPYGQARRLAEEWCAKGAAVTFRTNDLPPIFSGATIPNHFGPEIIDGFGPDNAITYLLDRLADKPVAGCTID; encoded by the coding sequence ATGCAGCAGCAGGGTTGGCGGCGTCCCGCGCCGGGATTGCCGATATTCACCGGACGGATGGCGCTGGTGGCGGCGGTGGTCTGCGGGACTGTGGTGGCAGGGGCGGAAACGAGCGCGCCGCAGGCGGCGGCGGCGCCGGTGAGCGCGTTCTACGCTCCACCCGAGCAGTTCTCGTCGGAGCCCGGCGCGGTGATCAAGACCGAGCCGATGGCCGTGTTCGCGGCCCCTCCCAGTGTTACCGGGTGGCCGGTTCGGGCCGAGCGCGTCATGTACACCACGCGATACCAGGATGGTTCCCCGGCCGCGGTGACCGGCACCTATGTGGAGCCGACCAACCCGTGGCGGGGCTCGGGTCCGCGCCCGACCGTGGTTATCGGTCCCGGGACCGCCGGTCAGGCCGATCACTGCGCGATGTCGGTGGCGTTCTCGACCGGCGTGACCATTACCGCCGATCCGTCGGTGTCGCTGTCGGCGAATCAGGAAGCGCCGTCGGCCGCGGTGTGGAGTTCTCTCGGCGCCCGTGTCCTGGTGACCGACTACATCGGACTCGGGACACCGGGTATGCACACGTTCGCCAACCGGATCGAAGGCGCCCACGCCATCCTCGACGGCGCCCGCGCGGCGCAGCACCTGGGCGGTGTCGGACCGGAAACCCCCGTGGTGTTTTGGGGTTACTCCCAGGGCGGGGGCGCGACAGCGGGGGCGGCGGAGATGCAACCGGACTATGCGCCGGAGTTGAACCTCAAGGGCACCTGGGCCGGTGGGCCGGTCGCCGACCTGGCCGCGATCCTGCAGCGCATCGACGGCGCACTTATCGGTGGCGCCATCGGCTTCGCGATCAACGGACTGCTCGCTCGCTATCCCGACCTGCACAAAGCGGTCGACCGAGTGACCAGCCCCGCTGGACGCGCCATGCTCGAGACGCTGAGCACCGAATGCATCGGGGATGTCATCACCGGTCAGCCCTTCCTGAAAACGAGCACGCTGACTATCGATGGCCGTTCGCTCACAGAGCATCTCGACGCGATTCCGGAAGCGGCGCCCGCGTTGGCCGACATGCATGTCGGCAGCCTGACCCCGAGGACGCCGGTTCTGATCACCAGCGGCCTCAATGACGACACGGTGCCGTACGGGCAGGCTCGTCGGCTGGCCGAGGAATGGTGCGCGAAGGGGGCGGCGGTCACCTTCCGCACCAACGATCTGCCGCCGATCTTCTCCGGCGCGACAATCCCCAACCATTTCGGACCCGAGATCATCGACGGATTCGGACCCGATAACGCGATCACGTACCTGCTCGATCGGCTCGCCGACAAACCGGTCGCCGGCTGCACTATCGACTGA
- a CDS encoding phosphoglycerate dehydrogenase codes for MSKVLVTTDYLAPGDEVDQLLTSHGHTIIYSPATGARSRDEALALFEGVDAAIIASEPVTAEMLEAALRLKVIARSGVGYESVDLTAAARHGIRVCNTPGVNHHAVAEMTMALILMTARQLPMVLAGVRAGDWPRQAGRELRGARLGIIGYGPSGRAVARLAHAFGMTVAVTTAHPDPNEPHIEFLGLDTVCATADYLSLHCRADETTHHLIDIGRLKAMKPTAVLVNTARGSLIDEQALIHALTTGEIAAAALDVLDREPLPAHSSLRELDNVIITSHLAGQTAEARIRAGMSAAQAVVDVLAGREPAHPIDQLDR; via the coding sequence ATGTCAAAGGTATTGGTGACCACCGACTACCTCGCACCGGGCGACGAGGTCGACCAGCTGCTGACCAGCCACGGACATACGATCATCTACTCACCCGCCACGGGCGCCCGAAGCCGCGACGAAGCCCTGGCTCTGTTCGAGGGTGTCGACGCCGCCATCATTGCCAGCGAGCCGGTCACCGCCGAAATGCTCGAGGCCGCATTACGTTTGAAGGTCATCGCCCGCAGCGGCGTGGGCTACGAATCGGTCGATCTCACCGCCGCGGCCCGCCACGGCATCCGCGTCTGCAACACCCCCGGCGTCAATCATCACGCCGTCGCCGAAATGACCATGGCCCTGATCCTGATGACCGCCCGGCAACTTCCGATGGTGCTCGCCGGTGTCCGCGCCGGAGACTGGCCCCGCCAGGCCGGACGCGAACTACGCGGCGCCCGCCTCGGCATCATCGGCTACGGCCCTAGCGGACGCGCCGTGGCGCGCCTCGCCCACGCCTTCGGCATGACGGTGGCGGTCACCACCGCCCACCCCGACCCGAACGAACCGCACATCGAATTCCTCGGCCTCGACACCGTCTGCGCCACCGCGGACTACCTGAGCCTGCACTGCCGCGCCGACGAGACCACCCACCATCTCATCGACATCGGAAGGCTGAAAGCGATGAAACCGACAGCCGTGCTGGTCAACACCGCGCGCGGCAGCCTCATCGACGAGCAAGCCCTCATCCACGCCCTGACCACCGGCGAAATCGCCGCCGCGGCTCTCGACGTCCTCGACCGCGAACCCCTCCCCGCCCATAGCTCCCTGCGCGAACTCGACAACGTGATCATCACCTCGCACCTTGCTGGGCAGACCGCCGAAGCCCGGATCCGAGCCGGGATGTCGGCCGCACAAGCCGTCGTAGACGTCCTCGCCGGCCGCGAACCCGCCCACCCCATCGATCAGCTGGACCGATGA
- a CDS encoding tartrate dehydrogenase codes for MGSTHRIAVIPGDGIGPEVVPEGLRVLEAAAKAFDFTLDYEQFDYACADYYTRTGAMLPEGWFDQLNRFDAIFFGAVGWPEVVPDHISLWGSLLQFRRHFDQYVSLRPVKLLPGIASPLAGRVPGDVDFYVVRENTEGEYSSIGGKIFEGTDRETVVQETVMTRVGVDRILDYAFTLAQSRPRKHLTSATKSNGISITMPYWDERVAEVAQRYPDVAVDKYHIDILTANFVLHPDWFDVVVASNLFGDILSDLGPACTGTIGVAPSGNINPERSYPSLFEPVHGSAPDIAGKGIANPIGQIWCAAMMLDHLGEPDAAAAIMTAIEDVLASGTERLTPDMGGNATTRSLGKAITIRLQNAAAITHH; via the coding sequence ATGGGCTCCACCCACCGCATCGCCGTCATCCCCGGCGACGGCATCGGCCCAGAAGTCGTCCCTGAAGGGCTGCGCGTGCTCGAAGCCGCCGCCAAGGCCTTCGACTTCACCCTCGACTACGAGCAGTTCGACTACGCCTGTGCCGACTACTACACCCGCACCGGCGCCATGCTGCCCGAGGGCTGGTTCGATCAGCTCAACCGGTTCGACGCCATCTTCTTCGGCGCTGTCGGCTGGCCCGAGGTCGTGCCCGACCACATCTCGTTGTGGGGCAGCTTGCTGCAGTTCCGCCGCCACTTCGACCAGTACGTCAGCTTGCGCCCGGTCAAGCTGCTACCGGGAATCGCCAGCCCACTGGCCGGGCGCGTCCCCGGCGACGTCGACTTCTACGTCGTGCGGGAGAACACCGAGGGCGAGTACTCCAGCATCGGCGGCAAGATCTTCGAAGGCACCGACCGCGAAACAGTCGTCCAGGAAACTGTCATGACCCGAGTCGGGGTCGACCGGATCCTCGACTACGCTTTCACCCTGGCCCAATCGCGCCCGCGCAAGCACCTGACATCGGCCACCAAGAGCAACGGCATCTCCATCACCATGCCCTACTGGGACGAACGCGTCGCCGAGGTTGCCCAGCGGTATCCCGACGTGGCGGTGGACAAGTACCACATCGACATCCTCACCGCGAATTTCGTGCTGCACCCCGACTGGTTCGACGTCGTGGTCGCCAGCAACCTGTTCGGCGACATCCTTTCCGACCTGGGCCCGGCGTGCACCGGCACTATCGGCGTCGCCCCCAGCGGCAATATCAACCCCGAACGCAGCTACCCCAGCCTGTTCGAACCTGTACACGGCTCAGCGCCCGACATCGCCGGCAAGGGTATCGCCAACCCGATCGGTCAAATCTGGTGCGCCGCAATGATGCTCGACCACCTCGGCGAACCCGACGCCGCCGCCGCCATCATGACCGCCATCGAAGACGTCCTGGCCTCCGGCACCGAGCGCCTGACCCCTGACATGGGCGGCAACGCCACCACACGATCCCTCGGCAAGGCCATCACCATCCGACTACAAAATGCCGCCGCGATCACGCACCACTGA
- a CDS encoding transposase domain-containing protein → MPFEMVDTALESAWAVQAQVRDLPSRVVVYLLLAGALFAEIGYTQVWARMTAGLRGIAVDRPGSSALAQAACDRAAARRDVARGERPLVVRVIDADIEVAPHGGPRRTERYRPQAEFCSSQWATSAPPAGLRAGSTASSMSSTIWSAPAG, encoded by the coding sequence GTGCCGTTCGAAATGGTCGACACCGCACTGGAATCGGCGTGGGCGGTGCAGGCGCAGGTGCGGGATCTGCCCTCGCGGGTGGTGGTGTATCTGCTGCTGGCCGGGGCGTTGTTCGCGGAGATCGGCTACACGCAGGTATGGGCACGGATGACCGCGGGCCTGCGAGGTATCGCGGTGGACCGCCCGGGTTCCTCGGCCCTGGCCCAGGCTGCGTGTGATCGAGCGGCTGCCCGACGAGACGTGGCTCGCGGTGAAAGGCCCCTGGTCGTGCGGGTGATCGACGCCGACATCGAGGTCGCACCGCACGGCGGGCCGCGCCGCACCGAACGCTATCGCCCCCAGGCCGAGTTTTGCTCGAGCCAGTGGGCGACGTCTGCGCCGCCAGCGGGTTTGCGGGCGGGGTCGACGGCGTCTTCGATGTCGAGCACGATCTGGTCGGCGCCGGCGGGTTAG
- a CDS encoding cation:dicarboxylate symporter family transporter, whose translation MTTTTSSDPTRGRRSRLARLMTELWFQVLLGAVLGIAVGVLWPHAGAALSPLNDWFIAIVKMIVIPVVFCVVTTSIASMDSLRKAGRIGAKALGYFMVLSLLSMLIGLVVANIFKPGAGMKINLSELDAKSIPGGNQHAGGVVEFIDRIIPSSLFGAITGNEILAALLVSIVFGCALNVSGERAAPITEGIAALSTVVFKIVGWVMRLAPFGTFGALAMVVAKYGAESLQQLGYLILLFTGTCIVYVVVILGAIARVCGLGLFAVMRYLKAELLVALSTCSSEAVLPALVRKLEELGVGKPVVGIVIPSGFSFNLDGSAVYLTMASLFLAQAVGIDLTWQQQLVMVGVMMLTSKGTAGIAGGAFIVLASTVTAVGHIPLAALALIVGIDRILNEGRVFINVLGNAMAAIVIGKWENDFDTDKAQAVLAGKHPRPAD comes from the coding sequence ATGACCACCACCACATCATCGGATCCCACCCGGGGGCGCCGTTCCCGGCTGGCCCGGCTGATGACCGAGCTTTGGTTCCAGGTCCTGCTAGGAGCGGTCCTGGGCATCGCGGTCGGCGTACTGTGGCCGCACGCCGGCGCGGCGCTCAGCCCGCTCAACGACTGGTTTATCGCCATCGTGAAGATGATCGTGATCCCGGTCGTGTTCTGTGTTGTCACCACCAGCATCGCCTCGATGGACAGCCTGCGTAAAGCCGGCCGGATCGGGGCCAAGGCATTGGGCTACTTCATGGTCCTGTCACTGCTGTCGATGCTGATCGGGCTGGTCGTGGCCAACATCTTCAAGCCCGGCGCGGGCATGAAGATCAACCTCTCCGAACTTGACGCGAAGTCGATCCCCGGTGGAAACCAGCACGCCGGCGGGGTGGTCGAGTTCATCGACCGCATCATCCCCAGCTCACTGTTCGGCGCCATCACCGGCAACGAGATCCTGGCCGCGCTGCTGGTCTCGATCGTGTTCGGCTGCGCGCTCAATGTCTCCGGTGAGCGAGCCGCCCCGATCACCGAGGGCATCGCCGCGTTGTCGACGGTGGTGTTCAAGATCGTGGGCTGGGTCATGCGCCTGGCACCGTTCGGCACCTTCGGCGCCTTGGCCATGGTGGTGGCGAAATATGGCGCGGAAAGCCTGCAGCAGCTGGGATATCTGATCCTGCTGTTCACCGGCACCTGCATCGTCTACGTCGTCGTGATCCTGGGCGCGATCGCCCGGGTATGCGGGCTGGGGCTGTTCGCGGTGATGCGCTACCTCAAGGCAGAACTCCTGGTCGCGCTCAGCACGTGCTCGAGCGAGGCGGTGCTGCCGGCGCTGGTCCGCAAGCTCGAAGAGCTCGGTGTCGGCAAACCCGTCGTCGGCATCGTGATCCCATCCGGGTTCTCGTTCAACCTCGACGGCTCAGCGGTCTACCTGACCATGGCCTCACTGTTCCTGGCCCAAGCAGTCGGCATCGACCTGACCTGGCAACAGCAGCTGGTCATGGTCGGGGTGATGATGCTGACCAGCAAAGGCACAGCAGGCATCGCCGGAGGCGCCTTCATCGTCCTGGCCAGCACCGTCACCGCGGTCGGGCACATCCCCCTGGCCGCGCTGGCACTGATCGTCGGGATCGACCGCATCCTCAACGAAGGCCGAGTGTTCATCAACGTCCTCGGCAACGCCATGGCCGCGATCGTGATCGGCAAGTGGGAAAACGACTTCGACACCGACAAGGCACAAGCCGTTCTCGCCGGCAAACACCCCCGGCCGGCGGACTGA